The Thunnus albacares chromosome 13, fThuAlb1.1, whole genome shotgun sequence genome segment CTACAATTACTGCTACTGCTATGACTGATGCAAATATTACTACTATTGCCACTTTTAAAGGAACTACAGTGTGTACTGCTGCAAATAccactactgctactactgttgTTGCAGGTAGTAGTAGTACCTACTAGCACTGCGTCCACTGATTCTACCAGTGGTACTTTACTTCCACTAGTACCAGCAGTACTGATGTTGGGCAGCATTATATTGGTCGATGATGATTGAATCCACCTGCTGCTCAGGTACTCAACTCAGTGGTGGAAAACTAAGTTCACTCAACAttcactcaagtactgtactgaagtacagttttgaggtacttgtactttactggagtatttccatgtgatgctactttctacatttcagagggaaatattgtactttctactccactacatttatttgacagctttagttacttttcagatgaagatttgacacaatggataatataacaagcttttaaaatacaacacattgttaaagatgaaaccagtggtttccaacctttttgtcttttgacgtcttacaaaaagcagtgtgtagtcggggtcacatttcacatgtctatgagttgttaacagctccaccaaatagtgatttttccctctaaacttctcacatgctttcatttcaataaatgttcaaatgatccaatatttcagcaaaaatcaaagattagagaaaaagtccaaaaactgaaaacagatttgtgtatcagaactttgttttttcttctttcctctcccattaatcatctcaccacccctcagatttatctgctgaccctttggaggggcccgacccctaggttgggaaccactggactaaactagctaactgtatataaagtagtgtaaactagctccacgtccagcagctacaacagtaacatgctgctctaacactgatgcttcactattaataatctaatgatgtcatatataataatatatcagtcagagggaccaaaccactacttttactgcaatactttaactacatcaagctcataatacttatgtacttttactgcaatactttaactacatcaagctcataatacttatgtacttttactgcaatactttaactacattaagTCCacaatacttatgtacttttacttgtaatggagtatttttacatgtatttattggtacttttactgcagtatttTGGAAGTTTTGTTGTGCTttgaattaataataaaaactcaAATGTGTATTTCGTGTGGAACCACgtggcggcagcagcagctcgTTCCCGCGCTGGCCCCCCTCAACTTTACCCCCGGAAGCGGAAGTTCTTTCCTTTCTTGTTTCTGCTTCGCAAAGAGACACTGAGGTGAGTTCTTCCCGGAGATTTAATCCGACATTAATCTGCTTTTTAGGTGATCATCCGATGATTTAACGTCTTTCTGTTGAAACTGTGATGTTCTTCATGTCTGTTGGCGTTTAAattgtttctctgtgtgaaacTAAAACTTTGATTTTAGACGTTTTTGAGTTTCTCTGCGAGCAGTGGCAACACGTCGCCATTTTAGCTCCGAGCGGAGAGTTTAGAGCCGGAAAACGAACTTTACTGATTTATTCTTAACTTTATTATTAACTTAAAACGTTACGTTAAAAGGTTTTCTGTCCTTAGAAGTGACGCAGCAGGTGAAAACGGTTCAGGTGAGACTGTGTGCTGCCAGAAGCTaatgagctaacgttagcatgtcTGCAGTCTGTCGCCGGAGCTTCGTCTGTGTCGATCAGTTTATCAGATCGATATGAAGTTAAGAGCTTTAAGTCGGTGTGAAGCTGCCGGTTATTGCTCGTGTTGTAATCAGAAAACTTTCTCAGCAGTCTGTTAGCAGCTGTGTTTAGCTTCAGTGTTGAAGAACCGGTGCTGAAGCCACCATGTGACCGGCTAAACCCGTCGGTTCCATTATCGGACACAGCTTGAAGTCCGCCTTTCTGTCAAACTAACCGTCTAAATGTTTCAACATTAAAGTTTTCATTAAATAGATGCAGCTAATCAAATAACTCACGCCATAAGTATTATTCAACTGGTCTGCGGATGTTAAAGTTTTGCACGTTGTTATAagttgtatatttatatttctgcgGTGGTTTTTTCAGTGTGAGAGCTGATGTTagtctgagtttagtttagtgAACCTGTCAGTTGATGATGAGACTCGTAGTTTGATCTGATGTTGGAGGATTGTTGAGATTATCTCGCTGAGTGTCTGAAGACATTCAGACGTGTTTATAGTGTAGTTTTAACAGTCGTGGTCGATGATGGTGTTTCTGATTCTGACGTCTGATTGGAGGTCAGATCCGAGCGGCTGCGGAGGGTGTTTTGAGATCAGAAGAGTCGCTGCTCCTTCATTGAAAGGAGTCAGCTGAGGTGGTTCGGTGACCTGGTCTGGATCCTCCTGGTCTGGGATCcaccaggaggagctggagcaggTTGCTGCTGTGACCCGGTGGACGGATAGATCAGTTGATTTAACGGCAGGAGCGCGATCGATAAATCAATCTTAATATCAAAGTATtgataaaaatgtgataatgtgaCATTAAGAAGCAGTTAAAGTGTGATGTGAGCTGATCAATACATAACGGTGTTTtaactcttcctctctcctcctcttcctcccggTCAGACGATGGCTCCTCGTAAagggaaggagaagaaggaggagcagGTGATCAGTCTGGGTCCTCAGGTGGCCGAAGGAGAAAACGTGTTCGGCGTCTGTCACATCTTCGCCTCCTTCAACGACACCTTCGTCCACGTCACCGACCTCTCCGGGAAGTAAGTCCGACCCGCCGCCGCCGGCCACCGCCTGCTACTCAGTCTGCTCCCTGATGGGTCTAacgctgtgtgtttgtgtgtgtttccagggaGACGATCTGCCGCGTGACCGGCGGGATGAAGGTGAAGGCCGACAGAGACGAGTCGTCTCCGTACGCCGCCATGTTGGCCGCTCAGGACGTCGCTCAGCGCTGCAAAGAGCTGGGAATCACAGCGCTGCACATCAAGCTGAGAGCCACCGGAGGAAACAGGTAAGAGCCCGATCAATACACCTGATCACTGCCCGATCAATACACCTGATCACTGCCccatcaatacaaacatgaaccAATCAATCATTCTCAAAGGTTCCTGAAAGTCAAACGGCTGCAAGTTTTTATCCAACAgaagtttaaatgtttaacaaccttcagagctgcaactgatcaataattcatctgttgatcattatttttagattattgattagttgtttggttcatTAAATATTGATCTCTAATCAAAGATGTTTGTTTACcgtcagagacagaaaatattcacatgtaaCGAGCTTTTTTTAACTAAAGAGTCAAAAGGACTGATTGATCATCCAGATAGTTGATTAATGTattgatcgttgcagctctgcttcATTCACAGTCaatgattaaaacatttatcGGAGTATTTGGAGGTGAATTGATCCGTAGTGGTTCCGTTAAAACGATGTTTAGTTCAGGAGCTCAGATACAGAACACGACGCTGCGTTCATGTTCGTGTCAGAGTCACCTTAAATATGAGTTTCTCACCTGAatgtgtgtaataataataaataaataaatgaacgaGCTGAATATTGATCAGACATCAAATAAAACTTGatttgtgtttcttgtgttCCAGGACAAAGACTCCTGGTCCCGGAGCTCAGTCTGCTCTCAGAGCTCTGGCTCGCTCCGGCATGAAGATCGGACGCATCGGTGAGTACAACGCATGCTGTCAGTCATCACGTCTCCACGGCAACGCTTGCATCAGCATCCTCCAGTCTGTCTGATACTGAAACGATCGATCAGTCgactaaatgtaaatgtggtTCAATTATACAGAACGTTGATTAGTTGAATCCTGATATCTGATCAATAAACCGGCTCGTATCTGATCAATCAACAAAGATTTGAAGACGTCGAACGTTTttaattttctaacattttataaactgatttaATTTCAGCAGGAAGTTGAAACATATTAGATTTTATACAACGATCATGTTATTGAtcacattattgattaattaaagacacaaaaagttTCACAGGACAATAAACGATCAAACGATGAGATAATAAAGTTAATGAAGCTGCTTTAATGTTCTGTTTGTCGTTATTATTATTCACCTGCAACATGTTGACGACattcagaggaagaaaaaaacaaacattttgttgcCGTGACAACAGATGACCATTTTCTCAGTAAAAGTGAACCTGACGTGAAAGATTTGTGTGAAACGTTGAAACAGACCGAAGCTTCAGTTTGGAGCTGATTGAATGAAACTTTATTAacaaactgttttgttgtttgtttgtttgtttgttgtgtacAGAGGACGTCACCCCGATCCCGTCAGACTCGACCAGGAGGAAGGGCGGCCGCCGCGGTCGCCGTCTGTAAACGGCAgcaccattttctgacaataaAAACCATGAAACATCCGTCTGTGTGCAGCGTCTCTGTTCGCCGTGACATCACGGCGTTTCCATGTTCAGTCACATGACCACAAGTTCATCGATATTTCACAACTGAATATTCAATAAACTAACAGTTAAagtctgaaatgtttttcttataatGTTCAAACTGAACATCAGATTTAATGTTTGTAACGGATTTTGTTTACATAAAGTTTAGCAGCAGTGTAACTTTAAGCTTCAGCCGCTGGTGACGTCACTTCCTGTTAAAAGGTGCAAATTGAAATAAAAcgccaaaagaaaaacattctgTTCATTCTAATAAATAATCAATGTagttttaaattgaattaagGAGCAGAAAGTGTTCAACAGACTCAGCAGGTAATTTGTCATCAGTCTGTTAATAAAGTTAATCAGTTTATTTCAGGACTTATTGGAATATTTGATGTTTGAAGGAGTTCCTCCTGCGGGTGTTCCTCTCATTGAACGAGGAGAAAAACCTCCGCAGCCAGCAAGGGGGCCAGGTGAGCCGGGAGGCGGCCTCAGGAGGCGGGAAGAGCCTctgcttcatttatttattaggaAGTTATTCAGACCGAAGCTAACAGCTAGCTgctgctaacagttagcctTAGCTGCTACATTAGCTTCATCAGTTCACATCTGAGATTATTACTGAAGAAAGACTTTAAAGGACAAAGTCACAGTTCATTAAGTCTgattaaaccagcagtcaggagtccatagtaacagtgaaagaggtttttcctcgctgtgatcattcctcctcttcatactggatattaaaacatccttcaaatgtgctttcatgtaaaatccacagtgtgtcacaCAGTCATCTAaaagtctgagttagtcatatcaagtggatatctgacacatttacagtctttttagcatcaaattccctcttgtggtggaagtatagtgtaaagagggactttggcactgaaaagactgtaacgttgaaagatatctactggatttgacggcaacactttattttacagctccTTCGATTTTATACCAATTTCctggaaatgaatgaataactGAGCATGAACCCAAATATGATGAATAGTTTACACAGGGTCAGCTGCAAAcaatttattataatatattatacaAGTCCAtcaggacccccccccccccccccccccccccgctgaATGGCTCAGTCCAGCATCGACTCACCTGTCTGTAAATGTGTTGatatgaataaacatgaatattattAATGtccttctgtttctgctgctttatgttatttaaatgattCCAAACaaacttattaaaaacacaaatataacagAGTCTGGTGACtgtagtttattattattgatgactgtgacagtttattgattattgatcaaaCACCAGCTGGTCCTGAGGAACCGTCTGCAGCCACTCGTCTGACCTGCAGGTGGCAGCAGAACTGCAGCTTCATCAGCCTGAAAACCTGCATTTAATCAGAAGATAcatcacattaaatacattcaCTTCTCTGTCAGATTATATTTAGTTATAACATGATTCATCACAGTTATTTAACACGTTTTTACAACAAGttcaactaattattattatcaacttATTTCCACAGTGATCctgactttaaataaataataatacacttttattacacttttccACAGTTACAAAGTGATTCACAAATAtaagtaaaacatttgaaatgcatTAAAGAAGTcgtgatcacacacacattcatacattctgTATATATGTAGATGGGAAGGCGAGGTAGAAAGAGCTTCAGCTAGAAGTAATCCAGGAGAAATGATCTGGAAGTTTAGTGATCTTCAGTCGGTGGAGACGGTTAGTCAGagtttatatcagtatttaactCGGCTGCGTGAGAAAGAGTTAGCTAGAGGAAGTATAGCTGAAGACTAGATCACTAAAGAAAGAGCTCAGTAGCATCATGGAGGAATATATCTATAGAAATAATCTAAGCTGCAACATTAATGCAACTAGGATGCGGCTACTCACtaactttaaagaaaaatgatcaaaagatATTCTGTTAAAACCAAAATGACAGACTTGTATTGAAATGAATCACTCCTGTGGTAGTGAACCTTATATTGAACCACATGGTACCAACAGGTCCCCTCCTGTTCAAACATCCAGGTTATGTGAGCTGTGTGAACTGGGAGACGTTGACAATCAATCACATTTCTTTTGTATCGTCCCTGTTAAGAGAATTTATTGAGTGAAATGTATGATTGAAATTCAGGAATATTTCTGAGCCCTGATGAAGAAAAGATGGACGTTAGtttcattttagtgtctttaagTTGGAAAGTTTAGTTtgtaaagctgtaaaaaagcCAGGATGGTTTGTTAGTTTAATATCATCAATCAGATGAGATGCAGCGTCTGCTGGTTTTGTTGATAGTAACTTTGAAGCACAAGTGGGTTTGACATTTATAaatgcatgacacaataatatCAGTAATAACAATTGTTTCTCCATGTGTGAATTCAAATAGGCACTTTAAACTTGAATGGAGCTGGGAAGATAGTAAAAGAACTGCGTTCTTTAAGCTGATGGAGCTGAAGAACATAGATGTGAACTGAATCCAGTGAATCCAGTGAATCCAGTGAATCCAGTGAATCCAGTGAAAGGACTGAGCCTGAGCTCAGTAACACACTGCTACTGTCAGGTGACTCAGACATCCAGCAAAAAGAGAGCATGCTCTTCTCCAtgttcttcctcttgttttccATTTGCCACCTGATGCTGTGTTTGCTCCATCTGATGGACCAGAGATTATTTCAGTGGAGAAATCAGAGCGGTTCATTTCTTATTTACTGAATGTCTCTTAGTTATGAGAAGATTGTTTTATCCAAACAGTCCAGAGATTTAACTGTAAGATGAATCAAGCCATCTTCCTAAATGTCGTCGTGTACCAGTCATACACTCTCTTCACatagaaaaattatttgtaggtcaaaaatgtcacaaaattgtGTGAAAGTGTTCCTTCTCTGAACTGACGCCATTAAAGTTcagcacaaacatcattctgtcATCAGATAAATCCTCTAATCAACTCAGACATTCCACAGATGAAGCTGTTTTAGtgtaatacaataaaactaaataaatgctACATTTACAAGTATGTGTTTACTGAGTTTAAAGTGCAAAGTGTTGctttcactttcactgacaAACAAAATGGAGACACTGACGTCTGTCAAATGGAGCCTGAAAGAATCAATAAGTTACTAACATGAAATATACTCAAccatacagaaaatataaacatcataaaacaaataacactGAGAAGAAACAATGGGTTTCTAATTACTGATTGAcagaaactgatttaaaaatgttggaaagattaaatgattcatcaaaGTTATTGAAGCACCTTCGTGACGCTTTATTCTGGATAAATGAAGGtgaatttgtgaaataaaagagaactTTTTTCATTCCAAAGGGAACTTTTATTCCCAAAATGCTCAAGatacaaaaacatatatatatagtatatacatatagaaatattccacatatacatacataaaaaaataaaaagtattcatAAATATTAACATCAAACAATAAAGATGGagtaaatgtataaaacaattaaataagagaggataaaagaacaaaacagggTGCAACACACATGAAAGTGAAGGATGACagaatgaaaattaaattattattattatgagcaaataataatcatctgtgttacaaatattacacagtacaagcacaaaaatacagagaaaagaaagaaacgaACAGTATGAACTTAAgaatgaaacagaaagaaaagaatatttcagaaacaggaaatgaagagaaagaaaatgttccaacagtttcttcttctggtaAAAAGGATCGACTCATTGTCTAACTGTGGTTACACATGTAGACAGTAAGTGAAAGAGTTGTGGAGTCTCTGTCTTTAGTTTTTATATGTCTCCTACTGGCCACATGTCAGAAACTCTCTTCTTGTCTTACTGTGTAAACTGGTTTAagtctctgtctgtcatcaGTCAGTTATTCAGTTATTCAGTCAACATTCAGGGTCCAGGTACAGTTGTGCACCACAGTGACTTGGTACTTTACAAGCTGTGAGGCtatgaatgaggaaataaacCCTGCAGTGACAGAGATCGATCAGTTAACAGTATTTAGCAAGAACCAGCCTGCTCTTATGATGATGAGATGCTACCGTCACTCCACTATCAGTCAAAAtataacagacaggaagtggctCAGAGACAGATGggatcacacatgaataaaggTTCTAAAAGGACATTTATAGAGAAAAACGCCTCTAAAGATGCTCTCTATGTGAATTTACcgtataaaataatgtaataatgttcGTCAGTAATGAATGCAGTGTGTGATGCAGGTAGTTTCCTGACATCCTCTCTGACTCTGCTTATTGGCTCCTGAGCCAGGAAGCCAAACCAATCACACGagctggaggcagagagagggacgTCCCATGATACAGACATACAAAGGCTGATTCAGCAGCTCTTCTGTGGctcaacactgaaattgtttcCATGACAGTGAGAATATGTGAGTTATTGAATGAGATGCAGTTTTAATTCGGTCCTTAAGTTAATGCTTAGTGAATACATGAAGAGCAGAAAAACACTCAACACATGAAATTTACTTCCTTTTTCCAAAGTTTAATTGCATTAGAAGAGTTCCTCACTAACCAACAGAGTCCAGCCTGTGGTGAGTAAAGGAGCCTGCCTGACGATAATCTGACCTCTCTGTTGTACATGATGTGTCAAGAACAATTTCATTTCTACAGTGATGTAGATGATACACATACCTGGATATGGACCTGTTAatattatttcttattatttctgGGCCTTTAAAGCCTTTCTCAGTGAGATTTAGGAAGATATGCAATAAAGGACCCCAGCCAGACTTAAACCGGAGATGCTGTGCTTCATGGTCAGCGCCTTAAACCACTAGACCTCCACTACAcctcacatttaaaatgttcacattcaAAATAAGCTCTGTCCCCCTAAAACCTGATGGTATAGTTGCAAAATATCAATTATTACCTGAaagtatccaaaagttgtttaaaatgagagaaagtcgaTGTGATCTGAGAGGAATTTACATGTTTAAGTAAAGATCAGTGAGGACTGATGTAATAAATCATTGTATTTCAGTCAAAGGTGTGAATTTATGAACAGTGTTTCTGACAGGAAGGGAGGTTAGAGATGGGTCGAGTCCAAGAGTTGAGTCCAGATTATGATACATAATTCATTGAACCTGGAGCTCTGCAGCCTCTCCATCACTGCCCTCATGTTCTTCACTTAGTCTGGTATACCTGGTTCTACTGCGATTTGTATCCATTTCCTGGAGCTTCTGTTTGAACCATTCCAGGAATTCATCCCATTTTATGGAAACTTTCACTGGAAACGTCTGAACCTTGTAGAACCTGTCAGTGGTGTAGGGCCCTGTTGCACTAGCTCTGATCATCTCATCTATTTTATTCAGCAGGTCTTTTCTCATTGAAAACATTATACACATATTTTGGTGTATAATGTAATAATTCAAAAAATTCTGGCACATTCAGGCACAGTTATTTTCTGCTTCAAACACTGGAAAGGAAAATaccacatttaaaacatgttctgCAAAAGGTGCTGTAAAATCTACATATTATGCATATGCATTATATGCATAATATAATGTACCTGATGCCTTCAGTATTTGAAGAGCCAGCTTTTTCATCTCATGTgccatttcctttttttcaatcattttttgaatatattttgttgtatattttcaATGGTCCTTTATTGTGAAATTCACCAGTGAAATGTTCTGGAAGTTGTTGTGCAGCTAGCTGGGGTCCTGTAGGATGTAGAGAAGTGGAATCATTGATTGGAAACTGgaagtttccttttttttgaaattttgaatatatttttgtgtataatACAatcaaaatctctctctctctctctctatgtctctctatgtctctctctctctctctatgcctctctctctctctctctctctctctctatgtctctctctatgtctctctatgtctctctctctatgtctctctatgtctctctctctatgtctctctctgtctctctctctatgtctctctctctatgtctctctctgtctctctctctatgtctctctatgtctctctctatgtctctctatgtctctctctctatgtctctctctgtctctctctctatgtctctctatgtctctctctatgtctctctctctatgtctctctctatgtctctctctctatgtctctctctctatgtctctctatgtctctctctatgtctctctctgtctctctctctatgtctctctctgtctctctctctatgtctctctatgtctgtctctatgtctctctctgtctctctctctatgtctctctatgtctctctctatgtctctctctctatgtctttctatgtctctctctctatgtctctctctctctctatgtctctctatgtctctctctatgtctctctatgtctctctctctatgtctctctctgtctctctctctatgtctctctatgtctctctctatgtctctctctgtctctctctctatgtctctctctctatgtctttctatgtctctctctctctgtctctctctatgtctctctctctctctctctctctctctgttatttcctgttgaagtttagtttctctttctgttctcaTCGTGTCGcagcttcttttcttcttctaaaggtatttattgtgactttattgtgtttatattgtgacagttttcactgtttgactCTTGAATGACTCTTTGTTCATCTTGTTAGTTTAGTTCcagtagaaacagcagaaatctgtAGTTCAGAACTCTACTAACAGTCAACACAAATCAACATGCTGgaagttttcctccattttaggTTCACTGTTCAAAGTGTCCAATAACAGCTGACAGTACTGAGTTAGTGTTCACAGATCAATAACTTACAACATTTGTACataactttatttgttatttacaaGCAGAAGAAACAGCGCGTCTCGGCTGCTGCGGCGCGTCATCTAGAGATTCGGGGTCGCGCCTGTTTTTTCCGCGTAAGGCGCGgttctcagcaaaaatagacaGAGAAATGATCAGTTGATAGTCATAATAacatcataccagcaacatCACACCTCTCACTCATTCaatgtctatatctgtagaatatgtcaccACTGCGGGTCAGCCTGCGCGGTGCAGCCGGGGCAGGAAGCCTCTCTGGCGGGGAACTCCAGTAAAAAGAGTCGGTAACACACGGAGCTTCTTCTCTCGACTCCTGCTCACTTTCAGTCACATCAGTTCCAACCAGAGTTCCTGCCTGCTGTTTCTCTTGCTTCCAGGCAGAGatttggtgttattttccttatttgtcgtcagtttccctcctgacagtttggaggttttggtgtgtttggctcgtttggggaacttggtgtcGTCTGGAGGGATTTTATTCACTTGGAGCGGTGACAGCAGGGTTTAACTGGCAGAATGattaatataatcaataaaaccCCGTCCTttgtgaggagtgtatgtgaCTGACAACACCATCCCCGTCAGAAAGAAAACCACTTTCAcctcacatattatttatttatttagttttaaagATTGAGCGCATGCTTCTTAATCTTTTTCTGACTAAActaaatatgaatgaaatttaTACTTAAATGATATGAAAATGCTATTATTAATGGCAATTTTCAAAGCCaactctatgtagaaagatagagcagcagcagcagtgtgtgtctCAGGAGTAATGAAGCTTCACTCAGTCGCTGCACAaacattacgcactgccctgTTGCCCTGCGTGTATTTCACAGCATCAGAGACAATAATGCAGGTCTTAATGAATGTTACCCCTGTGCCACACATTGATCCACGTCTGCACTATTTTAACACTAATTCCAACAGTCAACCTTTCACTGTCTGTTGTTACTCTGAAAAATTACCTGCatataacatgtaatatgtgcatcaataataataaatgagactcaaataaatacacagctgaCACTGAGTGTTAAAGGCTCAATGtatgatgctgctgcttttcataaatgaatgaaatagattattaataatatgctgtttagttgtgtttaatgttgagcagtaaaagtaaaccatgttttaatagatgttctgcagtgaatttattgttcatcaaacagtaaaatgtgctgcagttatATTAGGAACACTGTCACTCGCTAGCAAGTCAACAACAGCTCACCAACCTGACAGATACACATTTTATCAGCTTTCAACACGTCACTAACTGCACTTAAACACAGTCATGTGATTATGTTCTGACAGTTTGACATCAAATGAACTCAAACGGTTTCAAACAgtcttgagtttgtttgtgtaaaacattttattcattgtcagaGAAGTTTAGTGTCAGTATGAAGGGTCGCCCCATTCAGTCACCTTTAAACTGGTGCAtgttttaataaccagtatCATGCTGGTAGTGAGGGAGACTTTGTTTCACAGGTGGTATGGTTAGTGATTAACAGCtaataaaagtcattaaataatATTCTCTGGAATCTTTCTAAACTATATCACAGacaaactgttgaaaacatcttttcattgatgatattcagtattttaaccaAGCTAAGAGCTGCAGCAATAGAAACTAAAGTTTATGTTGCTGCCAAACCTTCATTCAGTATCtttatatcaatataaaatcaatgtcacattatataaactacaaattgaatcactgtcatcaaaacacagtaaactctGTTTGTGGAATAATGACGGAGTTTAAACTACAATGTGATGCCTCATCACAGGAAGATCTTTGTTCTGCTGTACAGAACTGCATTTAGTGTTGAGTCAGACAGATTGTTCTCTCTTATTCTGCctgttttaatctttactgtacatgatgatgatgatgatgatgatgctccaTTAATTCAACCATAAATCATGGAAACGTCTGTACTTTGATCCTTATAATCTAACACTGATTGACAGACAACATTCCCACAAGAT includes the following:
- the rps14 gene encoding 40S ribosomal protein S14, whose protein sequence is MAPRKGKEKKEEQVISLGPQVAEGENVFGVCHIFASFNDTFVHVTDLSGKETICRVTGGMKVKADRDESSPYAAMLAAQDVAQRCKELGITALHIKLRATGGNRTKTPGPGAQSALRALARSGMKIGRIEDVTPIPSDSTRRKGGRRGRRL